ATCCAGAATACGCAGCTCACAGTCTTTGTTCACAGCAATGTTTCCAGGCTTCAGGTCGCGATGAAGGACTCCGGCACTATGAATATACTTTAAGCCCCTGAGTATCTGATAGAGGATCACCCTAATTTGATTGTCCGAGAGCTTTTGTGACCGTATGGTATTATGAAGGTCTGCATCCATTAGATGAGTCACTAAATACACCTGCTGAAAGTTCTCCAAAGTGGGAGAAGGCGAAGAAGGATGGAATACGTCCAGTAAACTAATCACATTCGGGTGATCCATATGCTTCAGCAGACGTATCTCGCGATAGACTCGTTTGGCATGCTCTGCGGTTTCGAATGGCTGCAGTAGTTTCTTGATTGCAACATTCACATCGCCTCCCCGCAATTTCGCTTTTGAAACCTGGCCAAATGACCCAGCGCCCAAAAGCCGTTCGATCTCATATACATCTGGTATCTCCCATACCTTCTCATCCATTACGAATTTTGTGAATTTCGACATTTTATTTGTACTCGTTGGACTGCTGCCCACCGTAGCGTTCCCTGAGGCGATGAAAAATAAACTGATTTTAAATGGTGCTCACCCGCTTTCCTCAATACATTTCTTATCAAACGATAAGTGGAGTCTAATCGGTGCATTATTCACTCCTGGTTTATGGCCGGAATTGGTATGGGGCAGGAAATGATAAAACATACTGCCAGAAATACTTACAAAGCAAAGATCTTGTTCTGTTGAGCGTTTATCAGCACCCTTGCGTTGCAGTTAAATGCGAAATTGCATACTAAAAAGTCTtatctatatgtatataccaTAGAGTATTTCTGAACTACCAGAGCTGTCAGATCGGGAAACAACCCAAGAAACCTGCCCCATCGATGGCGTTTATGCGGTTGAATTTCGTGATAACTTGAAATGACTAAACTTTTACGAAAAAACGCATTTAATATACAATGCAAAGAATAGATTAGTGGCAAGCAATAACAAATTTGTAAATATACAACACAAAAATATTAGTCAACATTAAGATTTGGTACATTTGAGTACAAAAAGCATCATTTAAACAACTTTGTTGCGTAGGTATAAAAAATAGAAATCCTCTCCTGAATAATACTTAAAGACCTTGATGGTTGGTTTGTTGTTTGCTCGATTATCATTtcatttcctgtagaacctgAGCGAAAGACGGTGGCGGCTTGAAGTTTGTGACCTCTTTGTAAATGAGTTCCTTCCACTTGTCCACTGGGAGATCCATGTCCTCGAAACTTTGATCGTACAGCGGTGAGGTGTGCTCGTCGCTGGGCTCAGAGTACTTCTCCAAGTACGGATGGGCCAAGGCTTCTTCGGCTGTGATGCGCTTCTCGGCATCCAGCTCGAGCATCTTCTCCACCAAATCGATGGCCAACGGATTAGCGTTTTCAAACACCTTCTTAAAGCTTCGTCTCTTCATGGGCGGCAGTGACAAAATGTAGTTGCGAGCACTCTCCGAGGAGATCTTCTTCATGAAGTCGTCGGGCGGCGTGCCCAGCATCTCCATGATCAGATTAAGCTGATGAATATGATCGGTGCCCGGAAAGAGAGTGCGTCGTGTTATCAGCTCTGCCATTATGCAGCCCACCGACCAGATGTCCACCGTTTGGTTGTAGTGCTGCCAGTTAAGCATGATCTCCGGGGCCCGATACCAACGTGTGGCCACATAGCCGGTCATCTCGTTCTCTGTTGGCCGCGCCAGTCCGAAATCGAGAATACGCAGCTCGCAGTCTTCGTTGACTGCAATGTTGGACGGCTTCAGGTCGCGATGAATAACACCGGCACTGTGAATATACTTGAGACCCCTGAGTATCTGGTATACCAGAAATTGTACGTGATCGTCGGACAGGTGCTGCATCCGTATAATGTTGTTTAGATCCGCATCCATCAAGTGGGTGACCAGGTATACCTGTTGAAAGCTCTCCAGCGACGTGTTCGCCGGATGAGGGTGGAATATGTCCAGCAGTCCGATCACATTGTCATGATCCATATGCTTCAGCAGTCGCAGTTCTCGATACGTACGCTTCGCATGTACGGACGACTGAAAAGGGCGTGCCAGCTTTTTTATGGCCACATGCATATTGGTTCCCCGAACCAGAGCCTTCGAGACCTGCCCATAGGCACCAGAACCCACGGGCTGCAGGTTCTGGTAGATGTCAGGGATCTCCCATTCTGTGcggtttatgtccaatttgtaGAACTTTTGAGTCTTTGACGCTGACATGGTTGCTGCTCCTATTTCTTTGGCGCTCGTTGCCGTTGCCTTGAACTATTGGCACCTATCAAAGTAGAGATATTAAAAAGCAATACGAGCAAAACAAATATGGCTGATTACGTTTATCTTCAGCGATGAAGCAGTTCCACGGGCACACTGTACGCCCAAGTGTATCAACAGGAATGCCAAGAAACGTCCGAAAGCATATTTATTTGTTCTATTACTCCACTTCGATGCGTGTTAGGGGGACGTGAATCAGAGAATGTGTCCGGCCAGCAACGAATTCCGTATGCGCTACAGCCACTCATAATGGAAACGAGAAGTTGGTTCAGGTTGCAAAGGTCTGGCCTGTGATCCATTTGAGCTACAACAAAATGAAGATCGTTTCACTTGCATATCAAAAACGGCTTTGGTAAGCTAATATGCTTTAAAGTTCAAAGTGAACCgcatttaaataaaaataaatactcATACACGGATCAGCTGTAATGTCTCAAGGTATATTACATGGAAGGTAAGATGAGGCAAAGAAAACGAGAGAGTGCCAGCCTTACCCCACATTCAATAGACCTCGCAATAGGCCCACTATAACCCCGGttaaaattcaaattcaaattaaattaaCAGATGCGGGCAAGAGCAATCAATCCGCAATAAATTTACCTGTAAATAAGTAAAAGAAATAATAGAGTGATTGTTTTgattttaaaaataatattcatatttattttatgattTTGTAAGTTGATATTAAAAGGTTTATGTTGGTAGAAACTCGGTTCAAATGGCGTAAGATACTAGAGGCAGTTTATTCAGTCGGTAGGTACCAAGCCCCTTTAATATTAATTGAATTAAACGTAATAACAGAAAAGCTTTATTTCCGGACTTAAAGCGTAGAATGAATATATAGTAAATACTTATTGATTTAAGGATTATTTTGAAAAATCCattattttttgttggctCTACTTCTCTCTAGCGTCTGGCACCTCGTCAAATGCAACCGGCAGTGTCTGGGACCTTGAGGCCACCGATGTCTTCGGCGACAATGGTTCAGTCCAGAAGAGCTTCCGTCGTATATTAGCATTGTGCTTTTCCAGCCGCTTCCTGTTGCAGTACCTGATATAAATACGCCTCCGAAGGGAGCCAGGGCAATCAGGGCATTGTAGTGCCGGCACGCACTGAAAATGTAGTTGGCCTAGTCCAGATCCTTGGTAAAGACAGCGGCGGCCAGGCCGTACTCCGAGTTGTTGGCACGCTCGATGACCTCGTCGAGCATCGTGAAGCGAATCAGCTGCTGGACGGGCCCGAATATCTTCGCAATGGTCATGTTGTCCTGGACATCGGCGAACACCGTTGGCTGGACAAAGTAGCCGGGAAGGCTACCAGCTTGGCGCCCTGCTCTTCATCTGCTCTTAGTTGACCTGGACACTCTGCTCGCCGTTTAGATCGAGGGGATTGCCCACTGGTCTCTTCACGCGCTGTGCACTGCGATCCACGAATTCGTCGTAGATATTATCCTCTACAAAAGTGTGAGAGCCGGCACAGCAGCACTGACCCATGTTGAAGAAGATGCCGAAATGCCGAGACGACCGCGATCCAAAGCCAAGCTTGAATGGTTTGAAATGTTTTGCCCGATTTGCTCTCGTGCTACTCATTATTGTTGATGAATAGTCCGTCTAGAGCATCTCCGGGGTGGTCTGGGGGTGAGGAAGGGCGGGGTAGCGGGCCACGCAACATTTCCTACATATCTAAGGTTTTTTTGCAATTGAGATGGCAGTGCTTCGATAAATCACGCGACAGCTGATCGCTAGTGGGGGCAGTTCCTCAATAAGAACGCTGCATTGATTTCGATGGGAAATCAGATGTTTTCCgcgatttgttttttttttgcaatatttaattttttctgaATGAAGTCATTTGGACCTACACGCGCCTGCGCACTGCTAGCCTGAACATTATCAAATACGTTAATCTAATCGTGCCATAAACATATTGGGTGACAATTCGCGCCGGCCATCAGAACTTTTAGTTTCTCGCCGAAGCCGCTCGTGTCCGTTTCGCCCAACAACAGTTGTGACCTAGAAAAAAAGTGACTGTAAGTCGGTAAATAGAAAACATGACCTTTTTAAATAGTCCGCTCTACAAAGACTTCCAAGTATTGTTATATCCCTCGACCTCAATCGTGTCCCAGCTGGGATGGGATGCAAAGTGTCATCTCGTTTTCACCACCTCCGCGCCATGAACTACGACCTTTGGAACGTGGACTTTTAAACATAAATATTCTGTTTAATCAAATCTCTGTGATAGCAGCAACGCTAACATGGAACTTAAGCTGCACACAAATATCTGTTAGCGGACGACGATTAGATTAGCTACGTGGGTTCAAAGACTGTTAATATTGGTTTGCTTTGGTGCCTTGCCGTAGGAACCGGGTACCAATATGTTCAAGGGTTGTACATATAAAAACCACCCCTGTTTACCACTCCCACTAAACTTTTTTCTGTTCTTTTACAGTCCAGTGCCACCCAAAATGACTTCCACTCTACTGCCTGGTAACATTGTCTATGGCGGACCCATAACCGAACGTGAGGCCCAGGACTACAGATCCTTGGGCCAGTTCGTGTTGGACAAATACAAGGGGTTCGGGGACCAGACGGTGCTGGTGGATGCTGTCAGTGGGGCCGAGTACACGGCCAGTTTCATGCACAAATCAATTGTCCGACTGGCCCACATACTCCAGAAGCTGGGTGTCAAGCAGAACGACGTCATCGGACTGTCTGCCGAGAACAGCGTCAATTTCGCATTGGCCATGTTTGCCGGCTTTGCTGTTGGCGCCACGGTGGCACCCCTCAATGTCACCTATTCGGACCGCGAGGTGGACCACGCCCTCAATCTATCCAAGCCAAAGATCATATTCACCTCAAAGCTGACAGTCGATCGCATCGCCAAGGTGGCCAGCAAGAATAAGTTTGTAAAGGGCATCATTTCCTTCAGCGGCAGCTCCAAGAACTTTAAGAATATCTATGCCCTCAACGAAATGATGGACGACGACAAGTACACGACAAGCCCGGAGTTCCTGTCGCCAGCGGCAAACAAAAATGAGGATGTTGCCCTGATTGTTTGCTCATCGGGGACCACAGGACTGCCCAAGGGTGTGCAGCTAACCCAAATGAATCTTCTGGCCACTCTCGACTCACAAATGTACGTTCCCATCGATGCAGCGTATATCGTATTTCTCATCACTGCTTGTCTCTCAACAGCCAGCCCACGATGATACCCATGTCAGAAATAACGCTGCTGACGGTCATTCCCTGGTTTCATGCCTTCGGCTGCCTAACACTCATCACCACCGCCTGCATGGGCGCCCGGCTTGTGTACTTGCCCAAATTCGAGGAAAACCTGTTCCTCTCTGCCATCGAGAAGTACCGCGTGATGATGGCGTTCATGGTGCCCCCACTGATGGTCTTCCTGGCCAAGCATCCGATTGTGGACAAGTACGACTTGTCGTCCCTGATGGTCTTGCTGTGCGGAGCCGCACCGCTCTCCCGCGAAACCGAGGATCAGATCAAGGAGCGCATTGGAGTGCCATTCATTCGACAGGGCTATGGCCTGAGTGAGTCCACGCTTAGTGTGCTCGTCCAGAACGATGATTTCTGCAAGCCAGGCAGCGTGGGCGTCCTCAAAGTTGGTATCTACGCCAAGGTTATTGACCCCGACACGGGCAAGCTGCTGGGAGCCAATGAGCGTGGCGAGCTCTGCTTCAAGGGTGATGGCATCATGAAGGGATACGTTGGCGATTCCAAGTCCACGCAGACGGCCATTAAGGATGGCTGGCTGCACACTGGAGACATTGGCTACTACGACGATGACTTTGAGTTCTTTATTGTAGACCGCATCAAGGAATTGATCAAGTACAAGGGCTTCCAGGTGCCCCCGGCCGAGATTGAGGCTCTGCTGCTTACCCACGAGAAGATCAAGGATGCGGCTGTGATTGGCAAGCCCGACGAAGCCGCCGGCGAGCTCCCACTGGCATTTGTGGTCAAGCAGGCCAATGTTCAGCTCACAGAGAACGATGTGATCCAGTTTGTCAACGAGCATGCCTCGCCCGCCAAGCGGCTGAGGGGTGGCGTGATC
This region of Drosophila miranda strain MSH22 chromosome 2, D.miranda_PacBio2.1, whole genome shotgun sequence genomic DNA includes:
- the LOC108157251 gene encoding mitogen-activated protein kinase p38a, with product MSASKTQKFYKLDINRTEWEIPDIYQNLQPVGSGAYGQVSKALVRGTNMHVAIKKLARPFQSSVHAKRTYRELRLLKHMDHDNVIGLLDIFHPHPANTSLESFQQVYLVTHLMDADLNNIIRMQHLSDDHVQFLVYQILRGLKYIHSAGVIHRDLKPSNIAVNEDCELRILDFGLARPTENEMTGYVATRWYRAPEIMLNWQHYNQTVDIWSVGCIMAELITRRTLFPGTDHIHQLNLIMEMLGTPPDDFMKKISSESARNYILSLPPMKRRSFKKVFENANPLAIDLVEKMLELDAEKRITAEEALAHPYLEKYSEPSDEHTSPLYDQSFEDMDLPVDKWKELIYKEVTNFKPPPSFAQVLQEMK
- the LOC108156369 gene encoding 4-coumarate--CoA ligase 1; translation: MTSTLLPGNIVYGGPITEREAQDYRSLGQFVLDKYKGFGDQTVLVDAVSGAEYTASFMHKSIVRLAHILQKLGVKQNDVIGLSAENSVNFALAMFAGFAVGATVAPLNVTYSDREVDHALNLSKPKIIFTSKLTVDRIAKVASKNKFVKGIISFSGSSKNFKNIYALNEMMDDDKYTTSPEFLSPAANKNEDVALIVCSSGTTGLPKGVQLTQMNLLATLDSQIQPTMIPMSEITLLTVIPWFHAFGCLTLITTACMGARLVYLPKFEENLFLSAIEKYRVMMAFMVPPLMVFLAKHPIVDKYDLSSLMVLLCGAAPLSRETEDQIKERIGVPFIRQGYGLSESTLSVLVQNDDFCKPGSVGVLKVGIYAKVIDPDTGKLLGANERGELCFKGDGIMKGYVGDSKSTQTAIKDGWLHTGDIGYYDDDFEFFIVDRIKELIKYKGFQVPPAEIEALLLTHEKIKDAAVIGKPDEAAGELPLAFVVKQANVQLTENDVIQFVNEHASPAKRLRGGVIFVDEIPKNPSGKILRRILRNMLKKPKSKL